GAGCACTCGAGTCAAAGAGTGAAGCGATCCTTGACGGCCTCCGCGCGTGTAATTACGATGTGATCACCTGTGGTGCAGGGAGGTTGTCCATGAAGACGAAGCTGATCCGGATCGGCAACTCGCGCGGCGTGCGTATCCCCAGGAGCCTGTTGCAGGAGGTCAACCTCGGCGAGCAGTTCGAGATGGTGGCGGTTCGGGATGAGATCATTCTGCGTCCCTCGCGGCTGCCGCGGGCAGGGTGGGAAGACCAGTTCCGCGCCATGGCGGCGCAGCGTGACGATCGGCTCGTCGACAAGGCGGCCGAGGCGCCCACCGAGTTCGACCGGGGCGAGTGGGAATGGTGACGGCGTCGGATAT
This portion of the bacterium genome encodes:
- a CDS encoding AbrB/MazE/SpoVT family DNA-binding domain-containing protein, with the protein product MKTKLIRIGNSRGVRIPRSLLQEVNLGEQFEMVAVRDEIILRPSRLPRAGWEDQFRAMAAQRDDRLVDKAAEAPTEFDRGEWEW